The sequence ATCTGAGGTTGTCTTACTCTGTGAGGTCTTTTGTTTCTGTCTTTGAGGCCTTCTAAACCGTACTTTTTGTATCTATTTTTCCATTTGTAGAAGGTGGTTGGACTTATTCCGAAGTATCTGCAGGTTAGTCTTGCATTTTGGTGTTTTTCGTAGTGTTGAATCCATTTAAGTCTTTTTCTCACGTTTGGGTCTTTTGTTAGGTCGAGTTTGGTTTTGATTTTCGTTCCTCTTTTGATTGTTTTTTTGAAGGGTGTATTTGATATGTGCAGGGATGCACCTTTGAATTTCTTTAATTGTTTCATTGGTGGACACCTCCTTTTGTTGGAGTTCAAATCTTATTTTAGGGTGTCCACCTTCTTTCTGAACTTCAACATCCTATTTCTGGTTTAAGAAGAATTTTTTCGATAAAAACTTTTTTTGAAACAGTGAAAAATACATTGAAACTTTCTATTGCTATACTGGTAGGTTATTTTGTTTCCAAGTACATACTTAAAGATTTTTATTCCTTTTCCTTCATGTCTTTAAATAACCAGATAGAATTCCTAGTAAAAGGATTAATTCTTTTATTTTTTTCGTTTGGTTTATTATCAATTCCAATAGCAGGAGCTGATTTTCTATTTAGAAAGTGGGAATATGAAGAGAACCTAAAAATGTCTAAGGAAGAGATAAAGGAGGAGAGAAAACAGTATGAAGGACATCCCATAGTGAAATCTGCTATCAGGAAAAGGCAGAGAGAAATTGCCATGAAAAGAATGATGGCTGAAGTTCCCAAGGCAGACGTTGTTATTACAAACCCAACCCACTATGCTGTAGCCTTAAAGTATAAAAGGGGAAGGGATAGAGCTCCAAAAGTTATAGCAAAGGGGGTTGATTCTATAGCTCTAAAAATAAAGGAAATTGCAGTAGAAAACGGAATATTTATCGAGGAGAACCCTGAACTTGCCAGAACTCTCTACTACTCTTGTGATATTGGAGACTATATCCCTGAAGAACTATACAGAGTTGTAGCTAAAATCCTCGCTAAGGTTTATCGTTCAAAGAAAATTTTCTAATATTTGTAAGTATTTGAACAATTTTATCTACAACTTTTGGGTCTACATAGTTTAAAATTTCCCCTGCTTTTCTCGTTTTCATGTTGTACAAAATGTAAGCTGCCTCTGTTGGGTCAGTAAAGGCAGAGAGTTTTTGCCCTGCCAATTCAGGGTCCATTTTAGAAAATATCTCCGCTAGTTTTTTAAATCTTTCACTCTTAATCCTTCTTTCCTCTTCCCTAAGAGATTCTCTCTCCTTTCTTAAAAGCTTTCTCTCCTTTTCTATTTTTTTGAGTAACTCTTTATTTTTCCTTATTTCTTCCTCTACTTTAGACTTTAGTTGAGTTAGTTTTTTAATCTCTTTGTTAAGTTCCTTACATGTGACTTTCTCCTGGGAAAAAGAGTTGGAGTATAATAAACTAACTACGGTTATAATTATTATAAACCTCATTTAGAAACCTCTCTAATTGAATTTCCTCGTACCTTTCCTTCTCTTTTATCCTCTTTTCTTTAAGTTTTTCTATTATCTCCAATTCTGCTTTCTTTTTTAGAAACTTTTCCTTTTCAATTTCTAACTTCTTCGAAAGCTTTTTAACATTTTCCTTAAGATTGTTTACTTCTTCTAGTAGGAAGTTGGCAAATAGGAACTTTTGCTTATATTCTGAAACATTCTTTGAGGTTAAGAAATTGATTTCCCTTAGTTTGCTTTGCACTATTTCTATTCGCTTTTCTAGATTACTAATCTCAAGTTTAATATCTTTAATTCTCTTTTGAATCTCGTAAAGTTCGTATGTTTTTACCTTTAACACTAATTGAAATTTTCTCAAAAGCTTAACCTCTTAGCTTTGTCGATAGTTCAGCCAACTTTTGTTGTTCCCTTTTAACAAAATCTTGAATAAACTTTTGTTCCTCTGGAGTTAAATTCTCAAACTTTACTCCGTAGCATGTAGAATATCTATACGAATAGATATTGACAACCTCTGAAACAACATGAAAATTCCTATTTTCCAGTTTAAATTTAAGTTCCAACTTTGTTAATGGCTTAATCTCATTTGGGTAATCCTCCAGAGAAATACATACCTTAGCTCCACCAGCTGAGATGTCAACAATCTCGCCTTTAATCCATGTTAAACCATCTTTTATAGGAATTCCTACTTCAACAGGAAGTTCAACATCCACCCTTGCATATTCCCTTCTCTGATATCTGGTAAATTCAAAAGTGTGTGGTATTTTTAAAATTTGTTTTCCATTTTCAAAGTAAGAATCCACAACTTCTCCCTCTATTTTATAAATGCCATCTCCTTTCCTTATAAAAGAAATAGTAATCTTTTCCCCTTTAACGTTAGGAATTCTTTTATCATCTATTACTGCCCAATACATGAAGTATTCGTCCTTATCAAATAGGGAAACTTCATAAGGTTTATTCTCTTCAGTATAAAG is a genomic window of Balnearium lithotrophicum containing:
- a CDS encoding helix-turn-helix domain-containing protein, with the protein product MKQLKKFKGASLHISNTPFKKTIKRGTKIKTKLDLTKDPNVRKRLKWIQHYEKHQNARLTCRYFGISPTTFYKWKNRYKKYGLEGLKDRNKRPHRVRQPQ
- a CDS encoding EscU/YscU/HrcU family type III secretion system export apparatus switch protein, with the translated sequence MKNTLKLSIAILVGYFVSKYILKDFYSFSFMSLNNQIEFLVKGLILLFFSFGLLSIPIAGADFLFRKWEYEENLKMSKEEIKEERKQYEGHPIVKSAIRKRQREIAMKRMMAEVPKADVVITNPTHYAVALKYKRGRDRAPKVIAKGVDSIALKIKEIAVENGIFIEENPELARTLYYSCDIGDYIPEELYRVVAKILAKVYRSKKIF
- a CDS encoding MotE family protein; this encodes MRFIIIITVVSLLYSNSFSQEKVTCKELNKEIKKLTQLKSKVEEEIRKNKELLKKIEKERKLLRKERESLREEERRIKSERFKKLAEIFSKMDPELAGQKLSAFTDPTEAAYILYNMKTRKAGEILNYVDPKVVDKIVQILTNIRKFSLNDKP
- a CDS encoding flagellar brake protein, whose amino-acid sequence is MNRLGFLKFPSANITTVITFIIVVLSFIIFFILLGFLREYIKKKRLKEYFFREAIERGLTEEEVEILWKYSLEMGRDPFLSIEFKAPFEKVVDLYLKSDPQADENLVKDMRTKLGFDFVPSFVPIVSTKDIDLFQTGKLYTEENKPYEVSLFDKDEYFMYWAVIDDKRIPNVKGEKITISFIRKGDGIYKIEGEVVDSYFENGKQILKIPHTFEFTRYQRREYARVDVELPVEVGIPIKDGLTWIKGEIVDISAGGAKVCISLEDYPNEIKPLTKLELKFKLENRNFHVVSEVVNIYSYRYSTCYGVKFENLTPEEQKFIQDFVKREQQKLAELSTKLRG